Proteins from a single region of Psilocybe cubensis strain MGC-MH-2018 chromosome 3, whole genome shotgun sequence:
- a CDS encoding V-type proton ATPase catalytic subunit A, producing MAGALQNAKKDLPKIKDEERESRFGQVFGVSGPVVIAENMIGAAMYELVRVGHDELVGEVIRIEADKATIQVYEETSGVTVGDPVLRTGKPLSVELGPGKYRTFSLYSIQELSQSIYIPRGINTDALDRSIQWDFTPTTFKVGDHITGGDIFGRVYENSLVDNHKIMLSPRALGTITSIAPKGSYAVDDIVLETEFNGKITKHTMMQLWPVRAPRPVTEKQTADYPLLTGQRILDALFPCVQGGTTAIPGAFGCGKTVISQALSKFSNSDIIVYVGCGERGNEMAEVLMEFPELTMDVGDRQEPIMKRTTLVANTSNMPVAAREASIYTGITLSEYFRDQGSNVAMMADSTSRWAEALREISGRLAEMPADSGYPAYLSTKLASFYERAGKVICLGNPSRQGTVSIVGAVSPPGGDFSDPVTAATLGIVQVFWGLDKKLAQRKHFPSVNWSLSYSKYTKVLESYYEANEPGFVELRTKTKEILQKEEDLAEIVQLVGKSALGEGDKITLEVARMLKDDFLQQNGISEYDRFCPFYKTSAMLRNFVGFHDAAVRAVAQNDLTFAKIKDSASDIMFKLSQMKFESPSQGKEPIKQKLDALYGEIQDKFRQLAE from the exons ATGGCTGGTGCACTTCAAAACGCGAAGAAAGATCTCCCGAAAATTAAAGATGAGGAAAGGGAGAGCAGGTTCGGACAGGTCTTTGGTGTATCAGGACCTGTCGTCATTGCGGAAAACATGATCGGCGCTGCTATGTATGAGCTTGTTCGTGTCGGCCACGATGAGCTTGTTGGAG AGGTTATCAGGATCGAAGCAGATAAAGCAACCATCCAGGTTTACGAAGAGACATCTGGGGTCACTGTTGGTGATCCAGTACTGCGGACGGGCAAGCCCTTGAGTGTGGAACTTGGTCCAGGCAAGTATCGTACATTTTCACTTTAT AGCATCCAAGAACTATCCCAATCCATTTATATTCCTCGCGGAATAAATACAGATGCACTTGACCGAAGCATTCAATGGGATTTTACACCCACCACCTTCAAG GTGGGCGACCACATCACAGGAGGTGATATCTTTGGTCGCGTTTATGAGAATTCTCTGGTGGACAACCATAAAATTATGCTATCCCCCAGGGCGCTTGGAACAATCACCAGCATCGCGCCTAAAGGCAGTTATGCCGTGGAT GACATAGTCTTGGAGACAGAATTCAACGGAAAAATCACAAAGCATACAATGATGCAGCTTTGGCCTGTGCGAGCACCCCGACCAGTAACCGAGAAACAGACTGCCGACTATCCCCTCTTAACTGGTCAACGTATTCTAGACGCTCTATTCCC GTGTGTCCAAGGAGGGACAACCGCAATTCCAGGTGCTTTCGGTTGTGGAAAAACCGTCATTTCACAAGCTCTATCAAAGTTCTCCAACAGTGATATTATCGTCTACGTTGGTTGCGGAGAACGAGGAAACGAG ATGGCAGAGGTCTTGATGGAG TTCCCTGAATTGACTATGGATGTCGGAGACCGTCAAGAACCTATCATGAAGCGTACGACACTGGTGGCTAATACCTCCAATATGCCTGTAGCCGCTCGTGAGGCCTCTATATATACTGGAATTACCCTTTCGGAATACTTCCGTGATCAAGGCTCAAATGTTGCCATGATGGCCGATTCCACTTCTCGATGGGCAGAAGCTCTGCGTGAAATTTCTGGACGTTTGGCAGAGATGCCCGCTGATTCTGGGTATCCTGCTTATCTTAGCACAAAATTGGCGAGCTTCTACGAACGTGCGGGCAAGGTTATCTGTTTGGGTAATCCGTCTCGTCAAGGAACAGTCTCAATTGTTGGAGC TGTATCTCCTCCTGGAGGTGATTTCTCTGATCCTGTTACCGCTGCTACCTTGGGCATTGTTCAGGTCTTCTGGGGTCTCGACAAGAAATTGGCGCAGCGCAAGCATTTCCCGTCAGTCAATTGGTCTTTATCTTACTCCAAGTACACCAAAGTTTTGGAGTCGTACTATGAAGCAAACGAACCTGGCTTTGTTGAGCTACGCACCAAGACAAAAGAAATCCTTCAGAAAGAAGAGGATCTTGCCGAAATCGTGCAACTCGTTGGGAAGAGCGCTCTGGGTGAAGGCGACAAAATCACTCTAGAAGTTGCACGCATGCTCAAAGATGACTTCTTGCAACAAAATGGTATCAGCGAGTACGATCGATTCTGCCCATTCTACAAGACCAGTGCGATGTTAAGAAACTTCGTCGGATTCCATGATGCTGCCGTAAGAGCCGTTGCACAGAATGACCTCACTTTCGCCAAAATCAAGGATTCGGCGAGCGATATCATGTTCAAGTTGTCTCAGATGAAGTtcgag TCACCTTCTCAAGGCAAAGAACCCATAAAGCAGAAACTGGATGCTCTTTATGGTGAAATTCAAGACAAATTCCGACAGTTGGCAGAATAG
- a CDS encoding Galactose-1-phosphate uridylyltransferase, whose protein sequence is MSEFDPSTHPHRRFNPLTKEYILVSPHRTKRPWLGQTEPPQTASLPEYDPACYLCPGNSRSSGQKNPLYKDTFVFENDFAALLYPPLPHTAPPAHPLMIAEPLHGACDVVLFHPKHNLTMARMQLEEIGYVIEEWIRIYKARGSEPGIKYVQIFENKGAIMGCSNPHPHGQVWSSSEVPTIPAQELRSLKEYAFTKPAGGTAPRGFEGKPCLLCEYAHAEMEAPKDNGRVVVSNDHWVAVVPWWATWPFEILLLPYRRHIGSISDLSDAEKTTFAEILSRITKRYDNLFSCSFAYSMGIHQRPIPIKVGESDDADHDYDFAHLHVHFTPPLLRSATVKKFLVGYELMAEAQRDLTAEQAADRLRNCSEIHYLDAPRT, encoded by the exons ATGTCTGAGTTTGACCCCAGCACGcatcctcatcgtcgat TCAACCCTCTCACGAAAGAGTATATCTTGGTGTCACCCCATCGCACTAAACGACCATGGCTCGGTCAGACGGAGCCTCCGCAAACAGCAAGCCTCCCAGAGTACGACCCCGCATGCTACCTTTGTCCTGGAAACTCTCGGAGCAGCGGCCAGAAAAATCCTCTCTACAAGGACACGTTCGTCTTCGAGAATGACTTTGCGGCCCTGTTGTACCCGCCTTTGCCGCATACCGCACCCCCTGCTCACCCATTGATGATAGCAGAACCACTGCATGGCGCGTGTGATGTGGTCCTTTTCCATCCCAAACATAACCTCACGATGGCCCGTATGcaattggaggaaattgGATATGTCATTGAGGAATGGATCCGCATATACAAAGCAAGAGGGTCTGAACCTGGCATAAAATACGTCCAAATTTTTGAG AATAAAGGGGCTATCATGGGATGTTCTAACCCCCACCCACACGGTCAAGTGTGGTCCTCATCCGAGGTCCCCACTATACCTGCACAAGAATTGAGGTCCTTGAAAGAATATGCGTTTACGAAACCAGCTGGTGGAACCGCCCCTCGAGGTTTTGAGG GTAAACCCTGTCTTCTCTGCGAATATGCACACGCAGAAATGGAGGCTCCAAAAGATAATGGCCGTGTCGTCGTTTCCAATGACCACTGGGTAGCAGTCGTTCCGTGGTGGGCGACTTGGCCATTCGAAATTCTAC TTCTACCATACCGACGACACATTGGATCTATCAGTGATCTTTCTGACGCGGAGAAGACAACTTTTGCGGAAATACTCTCCAGGATAACCAAGCGTTACGACAATTTGTTTTCATGCTCATTTGCGTATTCTATGGGAATACATCAGCGGCCCATTCCCATAAAAGTTGGTGAATCTGACGATGCAGATCATGACTATGATTTTGCCCATCTTCACGTCCACTTTACACCACCTTTGCTAAGGAGTGCAACCGTCAAGAAGTTCCTGGTTGG GTACGAGTTGATGGCTGAAGCTCAACGAGATTTAACAGCGGAGCAAGCAGCAGATAGGCTCCGAAACTGTAGCGAAATTCACTACCTCGATGCCCCTCGGACATGA
- a CDS encoding Bifunctional polynucleotide phosphatase/kinase, with translation MQSSAPSDPQPSSSALEAGTSKKRKSSEEQSDSAVAPKAPKIHPFFSKRTEKKPEGSFQWLKPLGPTGSCLHGINLHPTASAKVAALDLDGTVIKSEFATKSAAAGKPPSWSWWRSIVPDKLKELYESGFAIVFISNQALKPVALNTWKEKIPLIGQALSDIPFRILAASQKDQYRKPMPGMWREIERIFKEEGVEIDKSASFFVGDAAGRQYVKAKGDFSSTDRKWAENIELPFFTPEEYFLKLPPHDNYTMPGFRASSLPNLPLVTPTSSPIIPTPRQQEAVLFVGYPCLGKSTFYRRYFQPEGYVHINQDTLKTSQKCAKVLQEAIKEGKSCVIDNTNRNSPTRKTYLDICKANNIKARCFYFTGSIELAWHNNLYRAFNMPPSAAAKEPERALLPYIAFSGFRDNLEEPTLAEGFSEIKKVNWVFEGTEEEKKHWLMWLQIDGK, from the exons ATGCAATCGTCCGCACCCAGCGATCCCCAACCATCCAGCTCGGCTCTTGAAGCAG GTACCTCAAAAAAGCGAAAAAGCTCCGAAGAACAATCAGACTCAGCCGTCGCACCAAAGGCGCCTAAAA TCCACCCATTCTTCTCCAAACGAACCGAAAAGAAGCCGGAAGGGTCTTTTCAGTGGTTAAAGCCTTTGGGCCCGACAGGCTCATGCTTGCACGGCATCAATCTGCACCCAACGGCGTCTGCCAAAGTCGCGGCGCTCGATTTGGACGGCACGGTTATCAAGTCCGAGTTTGCGACGAAGAGTGCGGCTGCTGGGAAACCTCCGTCGTGGAGCTGGTGGAGGTCGATTGTGCCGGATAAATTGAAAGAGCTGTATGAATCCGG CTTCGCCATCGTTTTTATTTCCAATCAGGCGCTTAAGCCTGTAGCGTTGAATACGTGGAAGGAAAAGATACCTCTAATCGGACAAGCT TTGAGCGATATCCCGTTTCGAATATTGGCAGCTTCGCAGAAGGATCAATACCGGAAACCCATGCCTGGAATGTGGCGGGAGATAGAAAGGATATTCAAGGAAGAAGGCGTGGAAATCG ATAAATCCGCATCCTTTTTTGTTGGAGATGCTGCTGGTCGCCAGTACGTTAAAGCGAAAGGCGATTTCTCGAGTACAGACCGCAAATGGGCAGAAAATATCGAACTGCCATTCTTTACGCCCGAG GAATACTTCCTCAAATTGCCACCCCATGATAATTATACTATGCCTGGCTTCCGAGCATCATCTTTACCCAACT TGCCTCTCGTAACACCGACTTCGTCCCCTATAATACCCACCCCGCGTCAACAGGAGGCAGTCCTGTTCGTAGGATATCCATGTTTAGGAAAGTCAACTTTTTACCGCCGATATTTTCAGCCTGAAGGCTACGTGCATATCAACCAAGATACCCTCAAAACCAGTCAGAAATGTGCAAAGGTTCTTcaggaagccatcaaggaaggaaagagtTGTGTCATCG ACAACACCAATCGAAATTCTCCTACACGGAAAACCTATCTTGACATTTGTAAAGCCAATAATATCAAGGCCAG ATGTTTCTACTTCACCGGATCAATAGAACTAGCGTGGCACAATAACCTTTACAGAGCCTTTAACATGCCTCCTTCTGCTGCAGCAAAGGAA CCCGAGCGTGCTTTGTTGCCTTACATCGCGTTTTCTGGGTTTCGCGATAACCTCGAAGAGCCTACATTGGCTGAAGGTTTCTCTGAGATCAAAAAAGTCAACTGGGTCTTTGAAGGgactgaagaagaaaagaaacactGGTTAATGTGGCTTCAGATTGACGGGAAATGA
- a CDS encoding JmjC domain-containing histone demethylation protein 1, translating into MAPAKRRASNRNSLKPAVGTAAEPNSPSTTTPIRTPEATPSNGTLNGDGAPSIYQGKEKEPANEDESDQRCPACTEETLGLINGSRRENWIECDNCNTWYHWRCAGNGEDVNNIAKWYCEACTKADPSRIMTLKPPARKSSRKRTQRDYASLDSGMGSDPNRFFRMLETKDIKPDPFRRMKGSELDTWLEEDDSAMREPIVIEQPDGLGMKMPPRDLTVEHVAEYIGEDVPLEVMDVASQSTAPGWNLGKWADYVELEPSKREKVLNVISLEISGTELADMVLPPKIVRDLDWVENFWPSTRKGKNNAYPKVQLYCLMGVAGAWTDWHIDFAGSSVYYHILHGSKVFYFIRPTAANLAAYEKWSGSELQYQTWLGDMVDEVYKVELVEGNTMIIPSGWIHAVHTPVDTLVFGGNFLHSYDVATQLRVREIEMATQVPKKFTFPMFTKLCWYVGDKYLRDLKSASGASYPPRVLDGMLRLAEFLVSEARVLETGSDAAKKEAKESIPADRVKDGPAVARELRWRVKQAMGYASDEEGSKTKRQRVGSGHFRHFRPKIWDLNASYEDGETEEVVAAKRPESGTGLEESWLGGVVAGEDKAVVRRRVERVSKVRRTGTGLERHVIERRIEEWKTAGAAPLYFLSLFSRLLLLTPPTADPPQYDDHLPDSFSTLSLADPIPRAASAMSHASAPPRTHPPPRHAMTLPPNQQYPHSAYSDSAAPPPQHYHINGPPPPHHNEYDDYHSAYRSPDSFAPHPQYPPPQQHLHPHHHQPWQPPPPPQNYHNPLFAAASNVLGMAPPPHPQGPPIQRNPAHAPPMSSDRSVYAASVSSGHSGSSGQPSFQSNDQYSVQQHHDFDPRPPYERAATSASLAPSSTKSKAVDLSSPPFTKEYIDQYRQRIKADPDPEAHFLYAKYLIDAAKHIRTSNTDARGAKKYSEVLIGESLKVIRRLATQGEAYDEAQFFLANCYGTGALGLQVDHERAYHLYLQAAKQNHAAASYRVAVCNEIGAGTKKEPSRAAAFYRKAASLGDTPGMFKLGMVLLNGALGEQKNPREAISWLKRAAEQADEDNPHALHELALLYENQTGALVPYDPAYAKSLLTQAAQLGYTPSQYKLGQCYEYGSLTCPVDPRRSIAWYTKAAEKGDAEAELALSGWYLTGSEGVLKQSDSEAYLWARRAANKGLSKAEYAVGYYAEVGIGIKQDIEFAKRWYMRAAAQGNKRAMNRLTEMKRMGNKRGNVARPTRQQAKDECVIS; encoded by the exons ATGGCACCAGCAAAGCGCCGCGCATCAAATCGCAACTCACTCAAGCCAGCCGTGGGGACAGCAGCAGAACCCAACTCTccctcaacaacaacacccaTCCGCACCCCAGAAGCGACACCATCCAACGGCACGTTGAACGGTGACGGTGCGCCGTCGATTTATcaggggaaggagaaggagccCGCGAACGAGGACGAGTCGGACCAGCGGTGTCCCGCATGCACGGAGGAGACGCTGGGTCTGATCAACGGCTCGCGCAGGGAGAACTGGATCGAGTGCGATAATTGCAACACCTGGTACCACTGGCGCTGTGCCGGGAACGGTGAGGACGTCAACAACATCGCGAAATG GTATTGCGAAGCATGCACCAAGGCAGATCCATCTCGCATCATGACACTCAAACCACCCGCCCGCAAGTCCTCCCGCAAACGCACGCAGCGCGATTACGCCTCTCTCGATTCCGGCATGGGCTCCGATCCTAATCGCTTCTTCCGCATGCTCGAGACAAAGGACATCAAGCCTGACCCGTTCAGGCGGATGAAAGGCAGCGAGCTCGATACTTGGTTGGAAGAAGACGACAGCGCTATGCGCGAGCCTATCGTCATCGAGCAGCCAGATGGACTCGGCATGAAAATGCCACCTCGCGACCTCACTGTGGAGCATGTAGCAGAGTATATTGGCGAGGATGTGCCGTTGGAGGTCATGG ATGTGGCCTCGCAATCAACAGCACCTGGCTGGAACTTGGGCAAATGGGCAGATTATGTCGAGTTGGAACCCTCGAAACGCGAAAAAGTGTTGAACGTTATTTCATTAGAGATTTCTGGCACCGAGCTTGCAGATATGGTTCTCCCTCCCAAAATAGTAAGAGACTTGGATTGGGTGGAGAACTTTTGGCCAAGCACGAGGAAGGGAAAGAATAACGCGTATCCCAAAGTGCAATTGTACTGTTTAATGGGAGTGGCAGGTGCCTGGACG GACTGGCATATTGATTTTGCGGGGTCATCTGTATATTATCATATTCTTCATGGATCAAAA GTATTTTACTTTATACGACCAACGGCAGCTAATTTGGCTGCGTATGAAAAGTGGTCTGGGAGCGAGTTGCAGTACCAGACATGGTTGGGGGATATGGTGGACGAGGTGTACAAGGTTGAGCTGGTAGAGGGAAACACGATGATTATCCCGTCTGGATGGATTCATGCAGTA CACACGCCTGTTGACACACTTGTGTTTGGAGGCAACTTTTTGCATTCGTATGATGTAGCAACGC AGCTGCGTGTGCGGGAGATTGAGATGGCGACACAGGTGCCGAAAAAGTTTACGTTCCCAATGTTTACCAA ACTGTGCTGGTACGTAGGGGACAAGTACCTGCGGGATCTCAAGTCTGCCTCAGGGGCGTCGTATCCGCCACGGGTGCTTGATGGGATGCTGAGGCTGGCAGAGTTTCTGGTGTCAGAGGCACGAGTGCTTGAGACGGGGAGCGACGCTGCAAAGAAAGAGGCGAAAGAGAGCATACCAGCAGACCGAGTGAAGGACGGACCAGCTGTTGCGCGGGAGCTGCGATGGCGGGTGAAGCAGGCGATGGGGTACGCGAGCGACGAGGAAGGGAGCAAGACGAAGCGACAGCGGGTGGGATCTGGACACTTTCGACATTTCCGACCCAAGATATGGGATCTGAACGCGAGCTACGAGGATGGGGAGACGGAGGAGGTTGTGGCGGCCAAGAGACCGGAGAGCGGGACAGGACTGGAGGAGAGCTGGCTAGGGGGAGTTGTAGCAGGAGAGGACAAGGCAGTTGTGCGTCGGCGGGTGGAGAGAGTGAGCAAGGTGCGAcggacagggacagggctGGAGCGGCATGTAATAGAGAGACGCATAGAAGAGTGGA AGACAGCCGGAGCTGCCCCACTGTATTTCTTGTCTCTTTTCTCCCGTCTTCTCCTCTTGACTCCTCCCACAGCAGACCCGCCCCAGTACGATGATCACCTGCCAGACTCTTTCAGCACCCTCTCTCTCGCCGACCCCATTCCCCGTGCTGCCTCTGCCATGTCCCATGCCTCCGCTCCCCCGCGCACACACCCACCCCCCAGGCACGCCATGACCCTTCCTCCCAACCAGCAGTACCCCCACTCCGCCTACAGCGACTCTGCCGCACCCCCGCCCCAGCACTACCACATCAACGGCCCTCCGCCTCCACATCACAACGAGTACGACGACTACCACTCGGCTTATCGCTCTCCAGACAGCTTCGCCCCCCATCCCCAGTATCCACCGCCCCAGCAGCAtctccatccccatcacCACCAGCCATGGCAGCCCCCGCCTCCCCCTCAGAACTACCACAACCCCCTCTTTGCTGCCGCGTCTAATGTCCTCGGCATGGCTCCTCCCCCGCACCCACAGGGTCCTCCTATCCAGCGAAATCCTGCCCATGCTCCTCCCATGTCCTCCGATCGCAGTGTCTACGCTGCCTCTGTCTCCTCGGGTCATTCTGGGAGCTCTGGCCAGCCTTCCTTCCAGTCCAACGATCAGTATTCCGTCCAGCAGCATCACGATTTCGACCCTCGTCCCCCCTACGAGCGCGCTGCTACCTCTGCCTCTCTCGCTCCCTCCTCTACAAAAAGCAAGGCCGTCGATCTCAGCTCGCCCCCTTTTACCAAAGAATACATAGATCAGTATCGCCAGAGAATCAAGGCGGATCCAGACCCCGAGGCTCACTTTCTCTACGCCAAATACCTCATCGATGCTGCCAAACATATCCGTACCTCAAATACAGACGCACGTGGCGCGAAAAAGTACAGCGAAGTTCTCATCGGCGAATCTCTCAAGGTCATCCGCAGACTCGCTACACAGGGCGAAGCATATGACGAGGCTCAGTTTTTCCTCGCCAACTGCTACGGCACTGGCGCCCTCGGTCTCCAGGTCGACCACGAGCGCGCCTACCACCTCTATCTCCAGGCCGCGAAGCAGAACCATGCCGCCGCGTCCTATCGCGTCGCCGTCTGCAATGAGATTGGCGCAGGCACCAAAAAGGAGCCGTCGCGCGCAGCCGCGTTCTACCGCAAGGCCGCCTCGCTCGGTGACACCCCTGGCATGTTCAAGCTCGGTATGGTGCTCCTGAACGGTGCACTCGGCGAGCAGAAAAACCCCCGCGAAGCTATCAGCTGGCTCAAGCGTGCCGCGGAGCAGGCAGACGAGGATAACCCCCACGCGCTCCATGAGCTCGCGCTGCTGTACGAAAACCAGACGGGCGCGCTCGTGCCGTACGACCCTGCATACGCCAAAAGTCTGCTCACGCAGGCTGCCCAGTTGGGCTATACCCCGTCGCAGTACAAGCTTGGCCAGTGCTATGAGTACGGCTCGCTCACTTGTCCTGTTGACCCCCGTCGATCAATAGCCTGGTACACCAAGGCTGCGGAAAAGGGAGACGCCGAGGCAGAGCTCGCGCTCAGTGGATGGTATCTCACGGGAAGTGAAGGTGTTCTCAAGCAAAGCGATTCAGAAGCTTACCTCTGGGCACGACGCGCCGCGAACAAGGGGCTCAGCAAGGCAGAGTATGCCGTCGGGTACTATGCTGAAGTGGGCATAGGTATCAAGCAAGACATTGAATTCGCCAAGCGATGGTACATGCGTGCTGCTG CACAAGGCAACAAACGTGCCATGAATCGATTAACAGAAATGAAGCGCATGGGCAACAAGCGTGGAAATGTCGCCCGACCAACGCGACAACAGGCCAAAGACGAGTGCGTCATCAGTTGA
- a CDS encoding Phosphoglycerate kinase: MSLSNKLSITDLDLKGKRVLIRVDFNVPIQDGHITNPARIVAALPTVKYALENGARAVVLMSHLGRPDGKVVEKYSLKPVAAEVEKLLGKKVIFLNDCVGAEVEQAVNSAPEGSVILLENLRFHIEEEGSVKNKDGSKTKADPASVTAFREQLTKLGDVYVNDAFGTAHRAHSSMVGVKLPQRAAGFLMKKELEYFAKALENPERPFLAILGGAKVSDKIQLIDNMLDKVNSLIICGGMSFTFKKTLDKVPIGTSLFDQAGSEKVAGLVEKAKKNNVKLVFPVDYITADKFDKNAQTGVATDEGGIPDGWMGLDAGPKSRELFKQTVLEAKTILWNGPAGVFEFPAFAEGSKELLDATIEAVKKGATVIVGGGDTATVVANHGKEDELSHVSTGGGASLELLEGKTLPGVAELSEK; the protein is encoded by the exons ATGTCCCTCTCTAACAAGCTCTCTATTACTGATCTCGACCTCAAGGGAAAGCGCGTTCTCATTCGCGTTGATTTTAACGTCCCCATCCAGGACGGACACATCACTAACCCTGCG AGAATCGTAGCGGCTCTGCCCACCGTCAAGTACGCTCTCGAGAATG GCGCTCGCGCCGTTGTCCTGATGTCCCATCTCGGACGCCCCGATGGCAAAGTCGTCGAGAAATACTCTTTGAAACCCGTCGCCGCAGAAGTTGAAAAACTCCTCGGAAAGAAAGTCATCTTCTTGAACGACTGTGTCGGAGCTGAGGTGGAACAGGCCGTCAACTCTGCTCCAGAAGGTTCCGTTATCCTCCTCGAGAACTTGCGTTTCCAcattgaggaggagggctCCGTCAAGAACAAGGACGGCAGCAAGACCAAGGCTGATCCCGCTAGCGTCACTGCGTTCCGCGAGCAGCTCACCAAACTCGGTGATGTCTACGTCAACGACGCCTTTGGTACCGCTCACCGCGCCCACTCGAGTATGGTCGGCGTTAAGCTCCCCCAAAGGGCCGCCGGATTCCTTATGAAGAAGGAATTGGAATACTTTGCCAAAGCACTCGAAAACCCTGAACGCCCTTTCCTCGCTATCCTCGGTGGTGCCAAAGTCTCTGATAAGATCCAGCTTATTGACAACATGTTGGACAAG GTCAACTCTTTGATCATCTGCGGTGGAATGTCTTTCACCTTCAAAAAGACTCTGGACAAAGTTCCC ATCGGTACCTCCCTGTTCGACCAAGCTGGCTCTGAAAAAGTCGCTGGTCTAGTGgagaaagcgaagaagaacaaCGTCAAGCTTGTGTTCCCAGTGGACTACATCACGGCCGACAAGTTTGACAAGAATGCTCAG ACCGGAGTTGCTACCGATGAGGGAGGAATTCCCGACGGTTGGATGGGACTCGACGCTGGTCCGAAGAGCCGTGAGCTCTTCAAGCAAACTGTGCTAGAAGCAAAGACCATTCTCTGGAACGG TCCTGCTGGTGTGTTTGAGTTCCCTGCTTTTGCTGAGGGATCCAAGGAGCTCCTGGATGCTACAATTGAAGCGGTCAAGAAGGGAGCCACTGTGattgttggaggaggagatacTGCGACAGTTGTTGCCAACCACGGCAAAGAAGACGAGCTCAGCCATGTCAGCACTGGAGGAGGAGCCAGCCTGGAGCTTCTCGAGGGCAAG ACTTTGCCTGGTGTTGCGGAATTGAGCGAAAAATGA